In one Hymenobacter sp. DG25B genomic region, the following are encoded:
- a CDS encoding group III truncated hemoglobin — protein MSAPAPLSDISTEADIRLLVDRFYDKVNADELLGPIFNEIAQVHWEKHLPIMYDFWSSLLLGTSRYRGRPFPKHLVLPIDSKHFRRWLTLFTENVDAHFAGPVADDAIRKAGNIATIFEYRMAQARNPLQII, from the coding sequence ATGTCTGCCCCCGCCCCGCTTTCTGATATTTCCACCGAAGCCGACATCCGTTTACTAGTAGACCGGTTCTACGATAAAGTAAATGCCGATGAGCTGCTCGGCCCCATTTTTAACGAAATAGCCCAGGTGCATTGGGAAAAGCACCTGCCTATCATGTACGACTTCTGGAGCAGCCTGCTGCTCGGCACCAGCCGCTACCGGGGCCGACCCTTCCCCAAACACCTCGTTCTGCCCATTGACAGCAAGCACTTTCGCCGCTGGCTTACGCTGTTCACTGAAAATGTAGACGCCCATTTTGCCGGCCCCGTAGCCGATGATGCCATTCGCAAAGCTGGCAACATTGCTACCATTTTCGAGTATCGTATGGCGCAGGCCCGCAATCCGTTGCAGATTATCTAG
- a CDS encoding group III truncated hemoglobin yields the protein MKSSAALHDIRNEGDIKTLVDTAFSKANDDELLAPLCQAVAQIHWPRHLTSLYDYWSSTLLGTTRYRENEPIPLHSVLNTQGTRSQRWISLLERTVEEQFSGSKAEEAKHKLATLFSRAQTA from the coding sequence ATGAAATCTTCTGCAGCTCTCCACGACATCCGGAACGAAGGCGACATTAAGACGCTGGTAGATACCGCTTTTAGCAAAGCAAATGATGACGAGCTTCTGGCGCCCTTGTGCCAGGCCGTAGCCCAGATTCACTGGCCCCGCCACCTCACTTCCCTCTATGATTACTGGAGCAGCACCTTGCTGGGCACCACCCGCTACCGGGAAAACGAGCCTATCCCGCTGCACTCCGTGCTGAATACCCAGGGCACCCGCTCCCAGCGTTGGATTTCCTTGCTGGAACGCACCGTAGAAGAGCAATTCTCCGGCAGCAAAGCCGAGGAAGCCAAGCACAAGCTGGCCACCCTGTTTTCCCGGGCCCAAACCGCGTAG